One segment of Streptomyces sp. XD-27 DNA contains the following:
- a CDS encoding GNAT family N-acetyltransferase: MTESAAAARPLWTVAAQPVHSAEASALLREYFIEIADRWYERHYGRRSTPEEIASGLIEHHSDDLVPPYGALLVGRYGGEPGGCVGLRLREARTAELTRLFIRPACRGQGGGAALLAAAERTAREMGARRVILDTRLDLVEARALYARHGFAEIAPYKEDPYAECFYGKDLEPSPSIR, translated from the coding sequence ATGACCGAGTCAGCCGCCGCCGCGCGTCCGCTGTGGACCGTCGCCGCGCAGCCCGTGCACTCAGCCGAGGCGTCCGCCCTGCTGCGCGAGTACTTCATCGAGATCGCCGACCGCTGGTACGAGCGGCACTACGGGCGCCGCTCGACGCCGGAGGAGATCGCAAGCGGTCTCATCGAGCACCACAGCGACGATCTCGTCCCGCCGTACGGGGCGCTGCTGGTGGGCCGGTACGGCGGCGAGCCCGGCGGCTGCGTGGGGCTGCGGCTGCGCGAGGCCCGTACCGCCGAGCTCACCCGGCTGTTCATCCGGCCCGCGTGCCGGGGTCAGGGCGGCGGCGCGGCGCTGCTCGCGGCGGCGGAGCGGACGGCCCGCGAGATGGGCGCGCGGCGCGTGATCCTCGACACCCGGCTGGACCTGGTGGAGGCGCGGGCGCTGTACGCGCGCCATGGCTTCGCCGAGATCGCGCCGTACAAGGAGGACCCGTACGCCGAGTGCTTCTACGGCAAGGACCTGGAACCCAGCCCGTCCATCCGCTGA
- a CDS encoding MDR family MFS transporter, with protein MAQDPTKPGPPGTPGAVPGAGQPRRTVRMAIGALMLGLLLAALDQTIVSTALPTIVSDLGGLEHLSWVVTAYLLASTAATPLWGKLGDQYGRKRLYQLAIVIFLVGSALCGLAQNMPQLIGFRAVQGLGGGGLIVLSMAIVGDIVPPRERGRYQGLFGAVFGGTSVLGPLLGGLFVDHLSWRWVFYVNLPVGAVALTVIATALHIPRRRTRHTIDYPGTALIAAVAAALVLMTSLGGVSYAWGSWQIVGLGVLGALLLLAFVRVERTAVEPVLPLKLFRSRTFALCSVIGFVVGFAMFGSMTYLPTFLQVVQGVSPTMSGVHMLPMVLGMLLASTGSGQIVSRTGRYKVFPIAGTGVTALGLLLLHRLDMSSSDAVMSGAFFVFGFGLGLVMQVLVLIVQNAVGYEDLGVATSGATFFRSIGASFGVSIFGTIFANKLGPRIADALAGAPLPPGVDPAELSGDPRAVSRLPAGQRAGVLNAYAVSITDVFLYAVPVVAAAFVLAWFLKEEPLRGSVTAPDTTEVLSSNPVERSSHDECARALSLLGSREGRKRVYVDITERAGLDLLPAASWLLLRMDRYGSVEPARLAERTTVPLRAITDAARQVEARGLAVRDGLPLTLTGQGRETAARLLRAREETLADLLGDWWSAADRPTDLVELVRELNRELSGSDAEQPRERER; from the coding sequence ATGGCGCAGGACCCCACGAAGCCCGGGCCTCCGGGGACCCCGGGCGCCGTCCCCGGGGCGGGGCAGCCCAGGCGCACCGTCCGGATGGCCATCGGCGCACTGATGCTGGGGCTCCTGCTCGCCGCCCTCGACCAGACGATCGTCTCCACCGCGCTGCCGACCATCGTCAGCGACCTCGGCGGCCTGGAGCACCTGTCGTGGGTCGTCACCGCCTACCTGCTGGCCTCCACCGCCGCCACCCCGCTGTGGGGCAAACTCGGCGACCAGTACGGCCGCAAGAGGCTCTACCAGCTCGCCATCGTGATCTTCCTGGTCGGCTCAGCGCTCTGCGGCCTGGCCCAGAACATGCCGCAGCTCATCGGCTTCCGGGCGGTGCAGGGCCTGGGCGGCGGCGGGCTGATCGTGCTGTCGATGGCGATCGTCGGCGACATCGTGCCGCCCCGCGAGAGGGGCCGCTACCAGGGGCTGTTCGGCGCCGTATTCGGCGGCACCAGCGTCCTCGGCCCGCTCCTGGGCGGGCTCTTCGTCGACCATCTCAGCTGGCGCTGGGTCTTCTACGTCAACCTGCCGGTCGGCGCCGTCGCGCTCACCGTCATCGCCACCGCCCTGCACATCCCCCGGCGCCGCACCCGGCACACCATCGACTACCCGGGCACCGCCCTCATCGCCGCCGTGGCCGCCGCCCTGGTGCTGATGACCTCCCTCGGCGGCGTCAGCTACGCGTGGGGCTCCTGGCAGATCGTCGGGCTCGGCGTGCTCGGCGCGCTGCTGCTCCTCGCCTTCGTACGGGTGGAGCGGACGGCCGTGGAGCCTGTGCTGCCGCTGAAGCTCTTCCGCAGCCGCACCTTCGCCCTCTGCTCGGTCATCGGCTTCGTCGTCGGCTTCGCGATGTTCGGCAGCATGACCTACCTGCCGACCTTCCTCCAGGTCGTCCAGGGCGTCTCGCCGACCATGTCCGGCGTCCACATGCTGCCGATGGTCCTCGGCATGCTGCTGGCCTCCACCGGCTCCGGGCAGATCGTCAGCCGCACCGGCCGCTACAAGGTCTTCCCCATCGCGGGCACCGGCGTCACCGCCCTCGGCCTGCTCCTCCTCCACCGGCTCGACATGTCCAGCTCCGACGCCGTGATGAGCGGCGCGTTCTTCGTCTTCGGCTTCGGGCTCGGCCTGGTGATGCAGGTCCTGGTGCTGATCGTGCAGAACGCCGTCGGGTACGAGGACCTCGGTGTGGCCACCTCCGGCGCCACCTTCTTCCGGTCCATCGGCGCCTCCTTCGGTGTGTCCATCTTCGGCACGATCTTCGCCAACAAGCTGGGTCCGCGGATCGCCGACGCGCTCGCCGGAGCACCGCTGCCGCCGGGGGTCGACCCCGCGGAGCTGAGCGGCGACCCGCGGGCCGTCTCCCGGCTCCCGGCCGGGCAGCGGGCCGGGGTGCTGAACGCGTACGCGGTGTCCATCACCGACGTCTTCCTCTACGCGGTACCGGTCGTCGCCGCCGCGTTCGTCCTCGCCTGGTTCCTGAAGGAGGAGCCGCTGCGCGGCTCGGTCACCGCCCCCGACACCACCGAGGTCCTCTCCTCCAACCCCGTCGAGCGCTCCTCGCACGACGAGTGCGCCCGCGCCCTGTCCCTGCTGGGCAGCCGGGAAGGCCGCAAACGCGTCTACGTCGACATCACCGAACGCGCCGGACTCGACCTGCTGCCCGCCGCCAGCTGGCTGCTGCTGCGCATGGACCGCTACGGCTCCGTCGAGCCCGCCCGGCTCGCCGAGCGCACGACCGTGCCCCTGCGCGCCATCACCGACGCGGCGCGTCAGGTCGAGGCGCGCGGGCTCGCCGTACGCGACGGGCTGCCGCTGACCCTGACGGGCCAAGGGCGCGAGACGGCGGCGCGGTTGCTGCGGGCCCGCGAGGAGACCCTCGCCGATCTGCTCGGCGACTGGTGGTCCGCGGCGGACCGCCCCACCGACCTCGTCGAGTTGGTACGGGAGTTGAACCGCGAGCTGTCCGGCTCGGACGCGGAGCAGCCGCGCGAGCGGGAGCGGTGA
- a CDS encoding HAD-IA family hydrolase, with amino-acid sequence MPPMPTAPAATLAARAVLLDMDGTLVDSDAVVERCWRHWAAEHGLDGDSVIKVVHGRQGHATMAVLLPDRPHAENLADNRRMLEQETTDMEGVVPVPGAPAFMAALAALPHAHALVTSADRALSTARMNAAGLPMPAVRITAECVGASKPDPEGFLKGAAELGFAPADCVVFEDSEVGIAAARAAGMRVVGVGPRAASHAPDALVRDLEQVRVEPLPDGTVRLHISG; translated from the coding sequence ATGCCCCCGATGCCCACCGCCCCCGCCGCCACGCTGGCCGCCCGCGCCGTCCTGCTCGACATGGACGGCACCCTGGTCGACTCCGACGCGGTCGTGGAGCGCTGCTGGCGGCACTGGGCCGCCGAGCACGGCCTGGACGGGGACAGCGTGATCAAGGTCGTCCACGGGCGGCAGGGCCACGCCACGATGGCGGTGCTGCTGCCGGACCGCCCGCACGCGGAGAACCTGGCCGACAACCGGCGGATGCTGGAGCAGGAGACCACCGACATGGAGGGCGTCGTACCGGTGCCGGGCGCGCCCGCCTTCATGGCGGCCCTCGCCGCCCTCCCGCACGCCCACGCCCTGGTGACCTCCGCCGACCGGGCGCTCTCGACGGCCCGGATGAACGCCGCCGGGCTGCCGATGCCCGCCGTACGGATCACGGCGGAGTGCGTGGGCGCGAGCAAGCCGGACCCGGAGGGCTTCCTCAAGGGCGCGGCCGAGCTGGGCTTCGCGCCCGCCGACTGCGTGGTCTTCGAGGACTCCGAGGTCGGCATAGCGGCGGCCAGGGCGGCCGGGATGCGCGTCGTGGGCGTGGGCCCGCGCGCCGCGTCGCACGCGCCGGACGCGCTGGTGCGCGACCTGGAGCAGGTACGGGTCGAACCGCTCCCGGACGGCACCGTGCGCCTGCACATATCCGGCTGA
- a CDS encoding TMEM165/GDT1 family protein: MLDITVAAVVFGVVFLAELPDKTALAGLMLGTRYRASYVFAGVAAAFAVHVALAVAAGSVLTLLPHRVVQAVVGALFLAGAATLLLKKDDGEEELRKPADQSFWKVAGAGFSLILVAEFGDLTQIMTANLAARYDDPLSVGVGAVLALWAVAGLGIVGGRTLMRFVPLKLITKVAALVMLALAGFSLYEAVAG, translated from the coding sequence GTGCTCGACATCACCGTCGCCGCCGTCGTCTTCGGCGTCGTCTTCCTCGCCGAACTGCCCGACAAGACCGCCCTCGCGGGGCTGATGCTCGGCACCCGCTACCGGGCGTCGTACGTCTTCGCCGGGGTCGCCGCCGCCTTCGCCGTCCATGTCGCGCTGGCCGTCGCGGCGGGCAGCGTGCTGACGCTGCTGCCGCACCGGGTGGTGCAGGCCGTGGTCGGCGCGCTGTTCCTGGCGGGGGCCGCCACGCTGCTGCTCAAGAAGGACGACGGGGAGGAGGAGCTCAGGAAGCCCGCCGACCAGTCGTTCTGGAAGGTCGCGGGCGCCGGCTTCTCGCTGATCCTGGTCGCCGAGTTCGGCGACCTGACCCAGATCATGACCGCCAACCTCGCCGCCCGCTACGACGATCCGCTCTCGGTGGGCGTGGGCGCGGTGCTCGCGCTCTGGGCGGTGGCCGGGCTGGGCATCGTGGGCGGCCGTACGCTCATGAGGTTCGTACCGCTGAAGCTGATCACGAAGGTCGCGGCGCTGGTGATGCTGGCGCTGGCGGGGTTCAGCCTCTACGAGGCGGTGGCCGGCTGA
- a CDS encoding ABC transporter permease, with the protein MPLAAPATLADAVLLPVNATLGVVLGVLLAVAVAIVAVARLSDREGRGYGRAVATAGLRAAAQLAAVSYLIGWVVRAVPLLLCFVALMFAVAVRTAGRRITGNRTWWWAAAPIGAGVLPVVVVLLLTGLVPVGGIALIPITGILIGGALTATVLSGRRALDELRQRHGEVEAALALGFLDRDARLEIARPAASDALLPGLDQTRTVGLVTLPGAFVGMLLGGASPVLAGVVQLFVLVALMAVTAVAVTAVLELVARGRLHRD; encoded by the coding sequence GTGCCGCTCGCTGCCCCTGCCACCCTCGCGGACGCGGTCCTGCTGCCGGTCAACGCCACGCTCGGGGTCGTCCTCGGCGTCCTGCTGGCGGTGGCGGTCGCCATCGTGGCCGTCGCCCGGCTCTCCGACCGCGAGGGGCGCGGCTACGGGCGGGCCGTCGCCACCGCCGGGCTGCGCGCCGCCGCCCAGCTCGCCGCCGTGTCGTACCTCATCGGGTGGGTGGTGCGCGCCGTACCGCTGCTGCTGTGCTTCGTCGCCCTGATGTTCGCGGTCGCGGTACGGACCGCCGGGCGCCGGATCACCGGGAACCGCACCTGGTGGTGGGCCGCGGCGCCGATCGGGGCCGGGGTGCTGCCGGTGGTCGTCGTGCTGCTGCTGACCGGGCTCGTCCCGGTCGGCGGCATCGCGCTGATCCCGATCACCGGCATCCTCATCGGCGGCGCGCTCACCGCCACCGTACTGAGCGGCCGACGCGCCCTGGACGAGCTGCGGCAGCGGCACGGCGAGGTGGAGGCCGCTCTCGCGCTGGGGTTCCTTGACCGGGACGCCCGGCTGGAGATCGCCCGCCCCGCCGCCTCCGACGCACTGCTGCCGGGACTGGACCAGACCAGGACCGTGGGCCTCGTCACGCTGCCGGGCGCGTTCGTCGGCATGCTGCTCGGCGGCGCCTCACCGGTACTGGCGGGCGTGGTGCAGCTGTTCGTGCTGGTCGCGCTGATGGCCGTGACGGCGGTGGCCGTCACCGCCGTCCTGGAACTGGTCGCGCGGGGACGGCTGCACCGGGACTGA
- a CDS encoding HNH endonuclease family protein gives MFRLRGSSVRRSVYARRASVVGGLTALLGTVALTSPTTADAAPPTPPSAAEARTQLSSLTVSPEGSSDGYSRDKFPHWITQSGACNTREVVLKRDGTDVEQDSSCAAVSGSWYSAYDGETWTAASDLDIDHVVPLAEAWRSGASSWTTAQRQDFANDLTHSQLIAVTDNVNQAKGDKDPAEWMPSLSSYHCMYARMWVSVKHTYGLSVDSAEKSALSSVLNGCS, from the coding sequence ATGTTCCGACTGCGCGGAAGCTCCGTGCGACGCAGCGTCTACGCGCGTCGCGCCTCGGTCGTCGGCGGCCTCACGGCCCTGCTCGGCACCGTGGCCCTGACCAGCCCGACCACCGCCGACGCGGCCCCGCCCACCCCACCGAGCGCGGCTGAGGCCCGCACCCAGCTGTCCTCACTGACCGTCAGCCCGGAAGGCAGCTCCGACGGTTACAGCCGCGACAAGTTCCCCCACTGGATCACCCAGTCCGGCGCCTGCAACACCCGCGAGGTCGTCCTCAAGCGGGACGGCACCGACGTCGAGCAGGACTCCAGCTGCGCCGCCGTCAGCGGCAGTTGGTACTCCGCGTACGACGGCGAGACCTGGACCGCCGCCTCCGACCTCGACATCGACCACGTCGTACCGCTCGCCGAGGCGTGGCGCTCCGGCGCCAGCTCCTGGACCACCGCACAGCGCCAGGACTTCGCCAACGACCTGACCCACTCCCAGCTGATCGCCGTCACGGACAACGTGAACCAGGCGAAGGGCGACAAGGACCCGGCGGAGTGGATGCCGTCGCTGTCCTCGTACCACTGCATGTACGCCCGCATGTGGGTCTCGGTGAAGCACACCTACGGCCTGTCGGTCGACTCGGCCGAGAAGTCCGCGCTCAGCTCGGTCCTCAACGGCTGCAGCTGA
- a CDS encoding glycoside hydrolase family 18 protein — MEFIGYYPQWAIYDRKFFLKTIHDNGTADKLTILNYAFENFTSGDIPKSEKYPEGYDGFRAFEEVRALDSEKAGHADAGINAGDAGADYLQPFNAATKKDPIGTADGAWGAQTLMGNFNQLKQLKAAHKQLKVLASLGGWTYSRNWSLAAKTAKGREDLVSSCIDLFIKGNLPKKIWVRHWETKKLELKEQFGGAKVAAGIFDGIDIDWEWPGCDKGLPGNKFSPDDKANFVALLKEFRKQLDDPNLLKDYPPRGGKYLLTAFLPADPEIMKAGWDAAEVMKCLDFGNIQGYDFHGGWDKTTDQQSQLHSSEKDKLSVESAVNAWIKAAGESARSKLTFGIPYYSRGWQGVEEKPNSDGLFNKATGPAKGRYEDGVNDYHEIAKLDIHSYPIRRNPAGKASYAWRYSKSDHILWTYDDPTLAHEKAVYARESKLGGVMVYSLDGDDRTGSLSKAIRAGLDGQKLPPNGSNGL; from the coding sequence ATGGAATTCATCGGCTACTACCCGCAGTGGGCCATCTACGACAGAAAGTTCTTCCTCAAGACCATCCACGACAACGGAACAGCGGACAAGCTGACGATTCTCAATTACGCGTTCGAGAATTTCACGTCTGGTGACATTCCGAAGTCCGAGAAATATCCCGAAGGCTACGACGGATTCCGGGCCTTCGAGGAGGTCAGGGCGCTCGATTCGGAGAAGGCGGGGCATGCGGACGCGGGGATCAACGCCGGGGACGCCGGCGCCGACTACCTGCAGCCGTTCAACGCCGCCACGAAAAAGGATCCCATCGGCACGGCTGACGGGGCCTGGGGCGCGCAGACCCTCATGGGGAACTTCAACCAGCTCAAGCAACTCAAGGCAGCGCACAAGCAACTGAAGGTCCTGGCCTCGCTCGGCGGCTGGACGTACAGCCGCAACTGGTCGCTCGCCGCAAAGACGGCGAAGGGGCGGGAGGACCTCGTCTCCTCGTGTATCGACCTCTTCATCAAGGGCAACCTCCCCAAGAAGATCTGGGTCCGGCACTGGGAGACGAAGAAGCTCGAACTGAAGGAGCAGTTCGGCGGCGCCAAGGTGGCGGCCGGGATCTTCGACGGCATCGACATCGACTGGGAGTGGCCCGGATGCGACAAGGGGCTGCCCGGGAACAAATTCAGCCCGGATGACAAAGCGAACTTCGTGGCGCTGCTGAAGGAGTTCCGCAAGCAGCTCGACGACCCGAACCTGCTCAAGGACTACCCGCCCCGCGGAGGGAAGTACCTGCTGACCGCCTTCCTGCCGGCCGACCCGGAGATCATGAAGGCCGGCTGGGACGCCGCAGAGGTCATGAAGTGCCTCGACTTCGGCAACATCCAGGGGTACGACTTCCACGGGGGGTGGGACAAGACCACCGACCAGCAGTCCCAGCTCCATTCGTCGGAGAAGGACAAACTCTCGGTCGAGTCGGCGGTCAACGCCTGGATCAAGGCCGCGGGGGAGAGCGCCCGGTCGAAGCTCACCTTCGGAATCCCGTACTACAGCCGCGGCTGGCAGGGCGTGGAGGAAAAGCCCAACTCCGACGGGCTGTTCAACAAGGCGACCGGGCCGGCGAAGGGCCGGTACGAGGACGGCGTCAACGACTACCACGAGATCGCCAAGCTCGACATCCACAGCTACCCGATACGCCGCAACCCGGCAGGTAAGGCCAGCTACGCCTGGCGGTACAGCAAGAGCGACCACATCCTCTGGACCTACGACGATCCGACCCTGGCCCACGAGAAAGCGGTGTACGCGAGGGAGAGCAAACTCGGCGGGGTCATGGTGTACTCGCTCGACGGCGACGATCGCACCGGCTCGCTGTCCAAGGCCATCCGTGCCGGGCTCGACGGCCAGAAGCTCCCGCCCAACGGCTCGAACGGACTCTGA
- a CDS encoding alkaline phosphatase D family protein — translation MAGLRLGPLLRHVEADAGGGTATVWVEADRPCLAEVACADGAGGSARTWRIAGHHYALIIVTGLRPDTETAYRVLLDGEQVWPLPGSEFPDSTIRTPSPDPAPDRPVRVVFGSCRWAAPPSDPGRPDDRGQGPIGPDALDTLASAIAHDPAAERPDVLVLLGDQVYADETSEETRRWLAGRRDLSEPPGPQVADYEEYTRLYDESWLDPKVRWLLSTVPSCMIFDDHDVIDDWNTSTAWLDRMRATPWWRERILSGLMSYWVYQHLGNLSPAELAADKLYRAVCETVGEKGDKTGAGDGVGDGMGDGTELLREFAEEVDMDPAHARWSYRRDFGRIRLVMVDSRAARVLDEDARAMLRPDEFAWLRRQVLEPGACDHLLIGTSLPWLLPHFVHDVERWNAAVCGGARGRRWARWGEALRQRGDLEHWAAFPASFDALTELIAEAGAGPGAPATISVLSGDVHHAYVAEPDWSNFPRPPRSRVRQLTCSPVHNSIPASIRYGFRFGWSRVGRWVGRAFARHGRLRPTGLRWRRTGGPWFGNQLMTLTLAGRGGQVRLDQARAAADGRDRLVTVLREDWPEAT, via the coding sequence ATGGCCGGACTGCGGTTGGGGCCACTGCTGCGGCATGTCGAGGCGGACGCGGGCGGGGGCACGGCCACCGTCTGGGTCGAAGCCGACCGCCCCTGTCTGGCCGAGGTCGCGTGCGCCGACGGCGCGGGCGGGTCCGCCCGTACCTGGCGGATCGCGGGGCACCACTACGCCCTGATCATCGTCACCGGGTTGCGGCCCGACACCGAGACGGCCTACCGCGTGCTGCTGGACGGCGAGCAGGTCTGGCCGCTGCCCGGCTCGGAGTTCCCCGACAGCACGATCCGTACGCCCTCCCCCGACCCGGCCCCGGACCGGCCCGTACGCGTCGTCTTCGGCTCCTGCCGCTGGGCCGCGCCGCCCTCCGACCCCGGCCGCCCCGACGACCGCGGCCAAGGCCCCATCGGTCCGGACGCCCTGGACACGCTGGCGTCGGCCATCGCCCACGACCCCGCGGCCGAGCGCCCCGACGTGCTGGTGCTGCTGGGCGACCAGGTGTACGCGGACGAGACATCGGAGGAGACGCGGCGCTGGCTCGCCGGTCGGCGCGACCTGAGCGAGCCGCCGGGGCCGCAGGTCGCCGATTACGAGGAATACACGCGCCTGTACGACGAATCATGGCTGGACCCCAAGGTGCGGTGGCTGCTGTCCACCGTCCCCAGCTGCATGATCTTCGACGACCACGACGTGATCGACGACTGGAACACCAGCACGGCGTGGCTCGACCGCATGCGCGCCACCCCGTGGTGGCGGGAGCGGATACTCAGCGGCCTGATGTCGTACTGGGTGTACCAGCACCTGGGGAACCTCTCCCCCGCCGAGCTGGCCGCCGACAAGCTGTACCGGGCGGTGTGCGAGACCGTGGGCGAGAAGGGGGACAAGACCGGGGCCGGGGACGGGGTCGGGGACGGGATGGGGGACGGCACGGAGCTGCTGCGCGAGTTCGCCGAGGAGGTCGACATGGACCCTGCGCACGCCCGCTGGAGCTACCGGCGCGACTTCGGGCGCATACGCCTCGTCATGGTCGACAGCCGGGCCGCCCGCGTGCTGGACGAGGACGCACGGGCGATGCTCCGCCCCGACGAGTTCGCCTGGCTGCGGCGGCAGGTGCTGGAGCCCGGCGCCTGCGACCACCTCCTCATCGGCACCTCGCTGCCCTGGCTGCTGCCGCATTTCGTCCACGATGTGGAGCGGTGGAACGCGGCGGTGTGCGGGGGCGCCCGCGGGCGCCGCTGGGCCCGCTGGGGCGAGGCGCTGCGGCAGCGCGGCGACCTGGAGCACTGGGCGGCGTTCCCGGCCTCGTTCGACGCGCTCACCGAGCTGATCGCCGAGGCCGGGGCGGGGCCCGGGGCGCCCGCCACGATCAGCGTGCTGTCCGGTGACGTACACCACGCGTACGTCGCCGAACCGGACTGGTCGAACTTCCCCCGCCCGCCCCGCAGCCGGGTGCGGCAGCTCACCTGCTCCCCCGTGCACAACAGCATCCCGGCGTCGATCCGGTACGGCTTCCGCTTCGGCTGGAGCCGGGTGGGGCGGTGGGTCGGACGCGCCTTCGCCCGGCACGGGCGGCTGCGGCCCACCGGGCTGCGCTGGCGGCGCACGGGCGGGCCGTGGTTCGGCAACCAGCTCATGACGCTGACGTTGGCCGGACGCGGCGGTCAGGTGCGGCTGGACCAGGCGCGCGCCGCCGCAGATGGCCGCGACCGGCTGGTCACGGTGCTGCGGGAGGACTGGCCCGAGGCCACGTAG
- a CDS encoding FAD/NAD(P)-binding domain-containing protein: MAGEHHAIAVVGSGPRGTSVLERLCASAAELASGARLTVHVVDPAPPGSGQVWRTAQSGELLMNTVASQVTLFTDASVDCAGPVRPGPSLYEWAAGHGLELAPDDYPTRALYGRYLEWVFARVVRDAPDGVTVRTHAARAVRLEEQASGEQVLTLDDGGRLAGLSAVVLAQGHLPAVPDEAEERFAGYAAAHGLRYYPPANPADLDLSPIAPGEPVLLRGLGLNFFDHMALLTLGRGGAFTRDARGTLTYVPSGREPRLYAGSRRGIPYHARGDNAKGACGRHEPLLLTPEVIALFRKRAEAGDAPDFLLDVWPLVAKETETVYYEALLRRSERMTAGQDGRFREQGGEQCGEQPGAQFRERFLATEHGSAEEAAVLDAFGIPAADRWSWEDLAHPYRDREFADAAEFRRWLLGYLREDVAHARLGNVAGPVKAALDVLRDLRNELRQIVDHRGLRGASRRAHLDRWYTPLNAFLSIGPPRLRIEEMAALIEAGVLHVLGPGLEVTCGEASCIKEPGDEGSCDGMATGGPGFRARSARVPGPPVVATTLIEARLPEPDVRRTADELLAHLLRTGGARPHRVDGYETGGLDVTPSPYRVIDGQGRAHPRRFAVGVPTEGVHWVTAAGARPGVNSVTLCDTDAVARAALRAAVGRGCPRPGYTGSRTPQPLFRCKDGMNLNLQQKQRRP, encoded by the coding sequence TTGGCCGGAGAGCACCACGCCATAGCCGTCGTCGGGTCCGGGCCCAGAGGCACCAGCGTGCTGGAGCGGCTGTGCGCCTCGGCCGCCGAGCTGGCGTCCGGCGCCCGGCTGACCGTGCACGTGGTCGACCCGGCGCCGCCCGGTTCCGGTCAGGTGTGGCGTACCGCGCAGTCGGGCGAGCTGCTGATGAACACCGTCGCCTCGCAGGTGACCCTGTTCACGGACGCGAGCGTGGACTGCGCCGGGCCGGTGCGCCCCGGTCCGAGCCTGTACGAGTGGGCCGCCGGGCACGGTCTGGAGCTGGCCCCGGACGACTACCCGACCCGCGCGCTGTACGGCCGCTATCTGGAGTGGGTCTTCGCGCGAGTGGTACGGGACGCCCCGGACGGCGTGACGGTGCGCACCCACGCGGCGCGGGCGGTACGGCTGGAGGAGCAGGCGAGCGGCGAGCAGGTGCTGACCCTGGACGACGGTGGGCGGCTGGCCGGGCTGTCCGCGGTCGTCCTGGCGCAAGGCCACCTCCCGGCGGTCCCGGACGAGGCGGAGGAACGGTTCGCCGGGTACGCGGCGGCGCACGGACTGCGCTATTACCCGCCCGCCAACCCCGCCGACCTCGACCTGTCGCCCATCGCGCCCGGCGAGCCGGTGCTGCTGCGCGGCCTGGGCCTGAACTTCTTCGACCACATGGCGCTGCTGACCCTCGGCCGGGGCGGGGCGTTCACCCGGGACGCGCGCGGCACGCTCACATACGTCCCTTCGGGCCGCGAGCCGCGGCTGTACGCGGGGTCGCGGCGCGGCATCCCGTACCACGCGCGCGGTGACAACGCGAAGGGCGCGTGCGGCCGCCACGAACCGCTGCTGCTCACGCCCGAGGTGATCGCGCTGTTCCGCAAGCGCGCAGAGGCCGGCGACGCCCCGGACTTCCTGCTGGACGTCTGGCCGCTGGTCGCCAAGGAGACGGAGACGGTCTATTACGAGGCGCTGCTGAGGCGTTCGGAGCGGATGACCGCGGGCCAGGACGGCCGGTTCCGGGAGCAGGGCGGGGAACAGTGCGGGGAGCAGCCCGGGGCGCAGTTCCGGGAGCGGTTCCTGGCGACGGAGCACGGCAGTGCCGAAGAGGCCGCCGTCCTAGACGCGTTCGGCATCCCGGCGGCCGACCGCTGGTCCTGGGAGGACCTCGCGCACCCGTACCGCGACCGCGAGTTCGCCGACGCGGCGGAGTTCCGGCGCTGGTTGCTGGGGTATCTGCGGGAGGACGTGGCACACGCGCGGCTGGGGAACGTGGCGGGGCCGGTCAAGGCAGCCCTGGACGTGCTGCGCGACCTGCGGAACGAGCTGCGGCAGATCGTGGACCACCGGGGGCTGCGCGGCGCGTCCCGCCGGGCGCATCTGGACCGCTGGTACACGCCGCTCAACGCGTTCCTGTCGATCGGTCCGCCGCGCCTCCGGATCGAGGAGATGGCCGCGCTGATCGAGGCGGGCGTGCTCCACGTGCTGGGCCCCGGCCTGGAGGTGACCTGCGGCGAGGCGTCCTGCATCAAGGAGCCCGGCGACGAAGGGTCCTGTGACGGCATGGCCACCGGCGGCCCCGGCTTCCGCGCCCGCTCCGCACGGGTGCCCGGCCCCCCGGTGGTGGCCACCACGCTGATCGAGGCGCGGCTGCCGGAGCCGGACGTACGGCGGACCGCGGACGAGCTGCTGGCGCACCTGCTGCGTACGGGAGGCGCCCGTCCGCACCGCGTGGACGGTTACGAGACGGGCGGGCTGGATGTGACGCCGAGCCCGTACCGGGTGATCGACGGTCAGGGACGGGCCCACCCGCGGCGCTTCGCGGTCGGCGTGCCGACCGAGGGCGTGCACTGGGTGACGGCGGCGGGCGCGCGTCCGGGGGTCAACTCGGTGACCCTGTGCGACACGGACGCGGTGGCGCGGGCGGCGCTGCGCGCGGCGGTGGGGCGGGGGTGCCCGCGGCCCGGATACACCGGGAGCCGGACTCCGCAACCCCTGTTCCGATGTAAAGATGGCATGAACTTGAACTTGCAACAAAAGCAGAGGCGACCCTAA